In Candida dubliniensis CD36 chromosome 6, complete sequence, the following are encoded in one genomic region:
- a CDS encoding vacuolar protein sorting-associated protein, putative (Similar to S. cerevisiae VPS72;~In S. cerevisiae: Htz1p-binding component of the SWR1 complex, which exchanges histone variant H2AZ (Htz1p) for chromatin-bound histone H2A; required for vacuolar protein sorting) encodes MSDSEEGEVFESLIATRSRRSNAGLRLKQLIELEEQSNEITATTQFLTEDDENVNLLFQEDGEDEEFIDEEIDNANLDGIDEESEESGTENENVARKRKHTSSDDEGEEDEISNINADEILSDSELSATDSDESEGEKELLKQEKLKKKRLKKQSLIPTIKQPSVKSSSMKKKQKRTPLVTADSLLMTNRRSSSRAAAVESKQALVDKLKESEARRAKYVHIERKQQVELTQEERLAEAVETEKANVESLNRFREQEIVKKERQRQLLLSKRMKLHNVIRLVSSETFVKPIEEVKDARRQYEQYMKIKKKLGKKKKNQLAEMDFPTRMPFTIDYDSPYQRKLLEEKKAQQQQIEIEKLESMNEELHELLKNADEKKNDNNAENAESTQPNNVHEENHNNTESDSIKLENNTEEIKADEKEKIAKVNEKAESLLSEATPSDETESTKQQTISDHAVNEELEITNQTEHDILTHDDSSEVKKEEYEQANENEKTLVDSEKPDLQSSITDNPLDETKNTETIKRVKFADEIGESSKEPTPAVESTHPQDEEIFEGPVQRVSRNLIYMIEFDEDEKELRLNPSNIKRILFGKQSLLPASRRFKDVKTILKIGKPENPYAVVKDQKQSLFDPASNITEDDPMFDDLKKLPKLGVKQDVVEIVEDKEETESANIVLKTEAPTGLYLPNGNKKSCMISGTEVKYFDPSTGIPYSSVEAYKILKSIESGHVPWLSLTDESNDTGNVELYLGCRDGSVRHAEGVPEGFDG; translated from the coding sequence ATGAGTGATTCAGAGGAAGGAGAAGTTTTTGAAAGTTTAATAGCGACGAGATCCAGGCGGTCCAACGCAGGATTGAgattgaaacaattaattgagTTAGAAGAACAATCGAATGAGATCACGGCAACAACCCAATTTTTAacagaagatgatgaaaatgttAACTTATTATTTCAAGAAGATGGAGAGGATGAggaatttattgatgaagaaattgataatgcAAACTTGGATGGAATAGATGAAGAAAGCGAAGAAAGCGGGACTGAAAATGAGAATGTAGCgaggaaaagaaaacacaCCTCAAGTGATGATGAaggagaagaagatgaaatttCCAATATAAATGCAGACGAAATACTATCAGATTCAGAGCTATCTGCAACAGATTCAGATGAAAGTGAaggagaaaaagaattactAAAACAGGAGaaactaaaaaagaaaagattgaAGAAACAGAGTTTAATTCCTACTATTAAACAACCACTGgttaaatcatcatccatgaagaagaaacagaaaCGAACACCATTGGTTACAGCAGACTCATTGCTAATGACAAATAGAAGATCATCGTCTCGAGCCGCAGCCGTAGAAAGCAAGCAAGCTTTAGTAGACAAACTAAAAGAAAGCGAAGCTAGAAGGGCAAAGTATGTGCACATTGAAAGAAAGCAACAAGTTGAGCTAACGCAGGAAGAACGTCTTGCAGAAGCAGTAGAAACTGAAAAAGCAAACGTGGAATCACTTAACAGATTTCGAGAGCAGGAAATAGTGAAGAAGGAAAGGCAGAgacaattgttgttgctgaaaCGAATGAAGTTACATAATGTTATAAGGCTAGTTAGTAGTGAGACATTTGTAAaaccaattgaagaagTAAAGGATGCAAGACGTCAGTACGAACAGTAtatgaaaataaagaagaagctagggaaaaagaaaaagaatcagTTAGCCGAAATGGATTTTCCTACTAGAATGCCGTTTACAATTGATTACGATTCACCATATCAAAGGAAGCTAttggaagaaaagaaggcccagcaacaacaaattgaaattgaaaaacttgAGTCAATGAACGAAGAACTTCACGAGCTTTTAAAGAATGCAGACGAGAAGAAGAATGACAATAATGCAGAAAATGCAGAATCAACTCAACCAAACAACGTGCACGAGGAAAACCATAACAATACTGAAAGTGACCTGATCAAACTCGAGAATAACACGGAGGAGATTAAAGCagatgaaaaagaaaagataGCAAAGGTAAATGAAAAGGCAGAGAGTTTGCTTTCTGAGGCTACACCATCAGATGAGACAGAAAGCACTAAACAACAGACAATTTCAGATCATGCAGTTAATGAAGAGTTGGAAATTACCAACCAAACAGAGCATGATATACTTACTCATGATGATCTGAGTGAGgttaaaaaagaagaatatgaACAAGCTAACGAAAATGAGAAAACACTCGTAGATAGCGAAAAACCGGATTTGCAAAGTAGCATAACTGACAATCCATTGGatgaaaccaaaaataCAGAAACTATCAAGAGGGTGAAATTTGCTGATGAAATAGGAGAGAGTTCCAAGGAGCCCACCCCAGCTGTTGAGAGTACTCATCCacaagatgaagaaatatttgaagGTCCAGTGCAGCGTGTATCGAGAAACTTGATCTACATGATTGAGTTTGATGAAGACGAAAAGGAATTGAGACTCAACCCACTGAATATCAAAAGAATTCTATTTGGAAAGCAATCACTTTTGCCTGCTTCACGAAGATTCAAAGATGTAAAGACGATACTTAAAATTGGGAAACCAGAAAATCCATATGCAGTGGTAAAAGATCAAAAGCAAAGTTTGTTTGATCCTGCTTCCAATATAACAGAAGACGATCCAATGTTTGAcgatttgaaaaaattgccAAAGTTAGGAGTTAAACAAGACGTGGTAGAAATTGTGGAAGATAAAGAGGAAACCGAGTCTGCTAATATAGTGTTAAAGACAGAAGCGCCAACTGGGTTATACCTTCCTAATGGCAATAAAAAATCCTGCATGATTTCAGGCACAGAAGTGAAGTACTTTGACCCTTCAACTGGTATTCCCTATAGTTCAGTCGAAGCATACAAAATACTCAAATCCATTGAACTGGGTCATGTTCCATGGTTGAGTCTTACGGATGAGTCGAATGATACTGGTAACGTCGAGCTCTACCTAGGATGTAGAGATGGCAGTGTCCGACATGCAGAAGGTGTTCCAGAAGGATTTGATGGTTAA
- a CDS encoding hsp90 co-chaperone, putative (Similar to S. cerevisiae HCH1;~In S. cerevisiae: heat shock protein regulator that binds to Hsp90p and may stimulate ATPase activity;~spliced gene) — protein MVVHNPNNWHWIDKNCLPWSKDYLKENIIDTAYEDDSFRFVVTAVDSVSGDCDVTQRKGKVLCIYDMRLQFSLSGAIKKGNDEEEEETISATIVIPEFVHDQGEDEYIFEIESASQKSEIRKHFVPILKEKLMKFQPDLLEAHAKDVQHATD, from the exons ATGGTCGTTCACAACCCTAACAACTG GCATTGGATTGACAAAAACTGTTTGCCATGGTCCAAAGACTACTTGAAGGAAAATATAATAGACACTGCATATGAAGATGACCTGTTCAGATTTGTAGTTACTGCTGTTGATTCTGTCAGTGGTGATTGTGATGTGACTCAAAGAAAGGGAAAGGTATTATGTATATATGACATGAGATTACAGTTTCTGTTATCTGGAGCTATCAAAAAGGGAAACGAtgaggaggaggaagaaACAATATCAGCAACAATCGTAATACCTGAATTTGTTCATGATCAGGGTGAAGACGAGTATATTTTTGAGATAGAATCAGCCTCTCAAAAATCAGAAATTAGAAAGCACTTTGTACCAATCTTGAAggagaaattgatgaagttTCAACCTGATTTGCTAGAAGCACACGCAAAAGATGTTCAACATGCAACCGATTAA
- a CDS encoding membrane transport protein of the major facilitator superfamily, putative (Similar to S. cerevisiae YHK8;~In S. cerevisiae: presumed antiporter of the DHA1 family of multidrug resistance transporters; contains 12 predicted transmembrane spans; expression of gene is up-regulated in cells exhibiting reduced susceptibility to azoles), translating to MEEIEKEKNKDLLEESTFTDNRDVIESEIINKTSDPYLVTFDGNDDKEDASRLSRVHKWTIVGIISIGSVCVTCISSSVALATPQIMEHLNVSHEVAILNISFFILGLGTGGCFLSPISEFHGRRIVYIGGLTSMIAFEFLTAFTSNIGAMVFGRFMSGFCGSSYMSVASGSFADLFKARKKEGKDANKELSLALILYSVAPFLGPSLGSLISGFINTHLYYRWTFYVFIIWSGVLLLAVIFFVPETYEPVNLQRKAKRLRKTTGDDRYYAAADKQTTTLYESVLTSSKRPILLLLRDNMTALLNLYTGFTLAVVYLFFVAFPYIFSTVYHFTISEQGMSFLGLVVGMVSTCLISPYFIDKGYVALLGKNNGVAKPEFRFIPLMVGAFVVPIGLFIIAWTSYSHIHWIAPIIGSAVYGSGTILVFNSIFAYTVEAYRLYAASAMATNSLTRSVLSCIFPLFGLQMYKGLGIQWATTLLALFACLMIPIPFLFFKYGEYLRSRSPYAWSID from the coding sequence ATggaagaaatagaaaaggaaaagaataaaGATTTGCTTGAAGAATCAACGTTTACTGATAACCGAGATGTCATAGAATCAGAGATAATCAATAAGACAAGTGACCCTTACTTGGTGACATTTGATGGGAATGACGATAAAGAGGATGCGTCTCGGTTGTCTAGAGTTCATAAGTGGACCATAGTTGGAATAATATCTATTGGATCTGTGTGTGTCACATGTATTTCATCGTCGGTGGCCCTTGCTACTCCACAAATCATGGAACATCTCAATGTGAGCCACGAAGTGGCCATTTTGaacatttcttttttcatattAGGATTAGGAACTGGTGGTTGTTTTTTGTCCCCAATCAGTGAATTTCATGGAAGGAGAATAGTTTATATCGGTGGCTTAACAAGCATGATAGCATTTGAATTCCTAACGGCTTTTACAAGTAACATTGGGGCTATGGTTTTTGGACGGTTTATGTCGGGCTTTTGTGGACTGAGCTATATGAGTGTCGCTAGTGGCTCGTTTGCCGATCTATTCAAAGCTAGGAAAAAGGAAGGCAAGGATGCCAATAAGGAGTTGAGTCTTGCGTTGATTCTTTACTCGGTTGCCCCTTTTCTTGGACCATCTTTGGGAAGTTTGATATCTGGTTTCATAAATACTCACTTGTATTATCGTTGGACATTTTACGTGTTTATAATTTGGTCTGGTGTTTTGCTACTAGCAgtaatattttttgttcCTGAAACGTATGAGCCAGTGAATTTACAAAGAAAAGCTAAACGATTAAGGAAAACTACAGGTGATGATAGATACTATGCAGCAGCAGATAAGCAAACTACGACTTTGTATGAAAGTGTTCTCACTTCATCGAAAAGACCCATATTACTTTTGCTTAGAGACAATATGACAGCATTGTTGAACTTGTATACTGGTTTCACATTGGCAGTggtatatttattttttgttgcaTTTCCATATATATTCAGTACAGTATACCATTTCACCATAAGTGAACAAGGGATGTCGTTCCTTGGTTTAGTTGTGGGAATGGTATCCACCTGTTTAATATCACCATACTTTATTGACAAAGGATATGTTGCTTTGCTTGGAAAAAACAATGGTGTTGCTAAACCTGAATTTAGATTTATACCATTGATGGTTGGTGCTTTTGTAGTACCAATTGGGTTGTTTATTATTGCCTGGACATCATATTCACATATCCACTGGATTGCCCCTATTATAGGATCTGCAGTTTATGGATCAGGaacaattcttgttttcaattcaatctTTGCCTACACAGTGGAAGCCTATCGACTATATGCTGCTTCTGCTATGGCCACAAACAGTTTGACTCGTTCAGTATTGTCGTGTATTTTCCCCTTATTTGGCTTGCAGATGTACAAGGGATTGGGCATTCAATGGGCAACAACTTTACTTGCTTTGTTTGCTTGTCTTATGATTCCCATCCCCTTTCTATTTTTTAAATACGGAGAGTATCTTAGAAGTAGAAGCCCTTATGCTTGGAGTATCGATTAG
- a CDS encoding ATP-dependent RNA helicase, putative (Similar to S. cerevisiae DBP9;~In S. cerevisiae: ATP-dependent RNA helicase of the DEAD-box family involved in biogenesis of the 60S ribosomal subunit) has protein sequence MSTSASSSYLDDETTWDSFNLDPRLLQAIDQLGFSNPTLIQSSAIPLALEEKRDIIAKASTGSGKTAAYCIPIVNNLLTNDSTQGIKSIILVPTRELSNQVFQFIEKLLIFSNNKINILNLSSSYSDQVLNSLLVNKPEIIISTPAKLIQILEKNEKNIDLTTVKNLTIDEVDLVLSFGYLDDLKKLESYLPVKKNLQTFLMSATVNDDLDDLKQRYCTKPAILKLNEDAASQNKLVQYYAKTTEFDKFLLAYVIFKLNLIKGKTIAFVNNIDRGYRLKLFLEQFGIRCCILNSELPINSRLHIVEEFNKNVYHLLIATDETNELNEEQDEDDDDEGEGEIETKSKKSKKSKFKQDKEYGVSRGVDFRNVACVLNFDLPTSSKAYIHRIGRTARAGKAGMALSFVLPLSEFGKHKTASLPSAKKDEKVLRRIVKQQSKNGFEIKPYQFDMKQVEGFRYRADDAFRAVTQTVVREARVKELKNELINSEKLKRFFEENPQDLASLRHDKELHPARIQSQLKNVPQYLLPESARSDVKNIGFVPFHKNKIHKHRKGKGKGRKKVDPLKSFRK, from the coding sequence ATGTCAACATCAGCATCATCTTCGTATTTAGATGACGAAACAACTTGGGACTCTTTTAATTTAGATCCACGTTTATTGCAGGCTATTGATCAATTGGGGTTTTCTAATCCCACATTGATTCAAAGCAGTGCCATCCCATTGGcattagaagaaaaaagggATATTATCGCTAAAGCATCAACCGGTTCAGGTAAAACTGCAGCATATTGTATTCCAATAGTGAATAATTTGTTAACTAATGACTCAACTCAAGGTATAAAAAGTATAATATTAGTACCAACTAGAGAATTATCTAATCAAgttttccaatttattgaaaaattattgatatttagCAATAACAAGATTAATATCTTGAACTTGTCTTCAAGTTATAGTGACCAAGTTTTAAACTCCTTGTTAGTTAATAAACCAGAAATAATTATTTCCACACCAGctaaattgattcaaattctAGAGAAAAACGAAAAGAATATTGACTTGACCACAGTGAAAAACTTGACCATTGATGAAGTTGATTTGGTGTTATCGTTTGGATATTTAGACgacttgaaaaaattggaaagtTATTTACCggtaaagaaaaatttgcaAACATTTTTAATGTCGGCTACTGtgaatgatgatttagatgATTTAAAACAAAGGTATTGTACTAAACCTGCtatattaaaattgaatgaagaTGCAGCTAGTCAAAATAAGTTGGTCCAATATTATGCCAAAACAACAGAGTTTGACAAGTTCTTATTAGCATATGTGATCTTTAAATTAAACTTGATCAAAGGTAAAACCATTGCTTTTGTAAATAACATTGATAGAGGATACagattgaaattatttttggaaCAATTTGGAATTAGATGCTGCATTTTGAATAGTGAGTTGCCTATCAATTCGAGACTACACATTGTTGAAGagtttaataaaaatgtttATCACTTACTTATAGCAACAGATGAGacaaatgaattaaatgaagAGCAAGATGaagacgatgatgatgagggTGAAGGTGAAATTGAGACCAAACTGAAGAAATCGAAAAAGtcaaaattcaaacaaGACAAAGAATATGGTGTTTCTCGAGGTGTGGATTTCAGAAACGTTGCTTGTGTGTTGAATTTCGATTTGCCAACCTCTTCAAAGGCATATATTCATAGAATTGGGAGAACAGCGAGAGCAGGCAAAGCTGGTATGGCACTTTCCTTTGTGTTGCCGTTATCTGAATTCGGTAAGCATAAGACTGCATCTTTACCAAGTGCAAAGAAAGATGAAAAGGTCTTACGCCGTATAGTCAAGCAACAATCGAAAAACGGATTTGAAATCAAGCCTTACCAATTTGATATGAAACAGGTTGAAGGATTCCGCTATCGTGCTGACGATGCATTCAGAGCAGTGACCCAAACTGTTGTAAGAGAGGCAAGAgttaaagaattgaaaaatgagTTGATTAATtctgaaaaattgaaacgATTTTTTGAAGAAAACCCACAAGACTTGGCAAGTTTAAGACACGATAAAGAGTTGCACCCAGCTAGAATCCAATCTCAGTTGAAAAATGTTCCACAATATCTTTTACCTGAAAGTGCCAGACTGGATGTAAAAAATATTGGGTTTGTTCCCTTCCATAAAAATAAGATACATAAACACAGAAAGGGTAAGGGCAAAGGTAGGAAAAAAGTAGATccattaaaatcatttagAAAGTag
- a CDS encoding 2-deoxyglucose-6-phosphate phosphatase, putative (Similar to S. cerevisiae DOG2;~In S. cerevisiae: 2-deoxyglucose-6-phosphate phosphatase, member of a family of low molecular weight phosphatases, similar to Dog1p, induced by oxidative and osmotic stress, confers 2-deoxyglucose resistance when overexpressed): MTESIIINTNVLLFDLDGTLVDSTAAVEKTWENQVNQHNQEFPDKFIDLPTLLNVSHGSRTIETFTAYFPELKADRDSVYAWEMGIVQNYGHLGKAINGSVQTLETLNEKNIPWAIVTSANPDLAAFWLDKLFHGVKKPDVFITASDVSKGKPDPEGYCTAFERLKKVYNLDGSSKGVVFEDAPAGIKAGVNGGFTVVGIASTFPKEVLLQAGATYVVEDFTKVKINQSGETVQLVLEIL, translated from the coding sequence ATGACAGAAAGCATCATTATAAACACAAACGTCCTTTTGTTTGATCTTGATGGTACCTTGGTCGATTCCACTGCCGCTGTTGAAAAAACCTGGGAAAACCAAGTAAATCAACACAATCAAGAGTTTCCAgacaaatttattgatttaccTACATTGTTAAATGTCTCCCATGGATCACGTACAATTGAAACTTTTACTGCTTATTTCCCCGAATTGAAAGCCGATAGAGATTCTGTATATGCATGGGAAATGGGTATTGTTCAAAATTACGGTCACTTGGGTAAGGCCATTAACGGATCAGTGCAAACTTTGGAAAcattaaatgaaaagaatattCCATGGGCTATTGTTACATCAGCAAACCCTGATTTGGCCGCTTTTTGGTTGGATAAATTGTTTCATGGTGTCAAGAAACCTGATGTGTTCATTACTGCTAGTGATGTAAGTAAAGGTAAACCAGACCCTGAAGGATATTGCACAGCATTTgaaagattgaaaaaagttTATAATTTGGATGGGTCTTCTAAAGGTGTTGTATTTGAAGATGCACCTGCTGGTATTAAGGCTGGTGTTAATGGTGGATTTACTGTTGTGGGTATAGCTAGCACGTTTCCAAAAGAAGTCTTGTTGCAGGCTGGAGCCACTTATGTTGTTGAAGATTTCACCAAAgttaaaatcaatcaatcagGAGAAACAGTTCAACTAGTTTTAGAAATTCTTTAG
- a CDS encoding ATP-AMP transphosphorylase, putative (Similar to S. cerevisiae ADK1;~In S. cerevisiae: adenylate kinase, required for purine metabolism; localized to the cytoplasm and the mitochondria) → MSIEDLKNTVTKLQERIQELEKKAGIIPDVPKSVRMVLIGPPGAGKGTQAPNLKEKFCACHLATGDMLRAQVAAKTALGVEAKKIMDQGGLVSDEIMINMIKSELENNQECSKGFILDGFPRTIPQAEKLDSMLEARKTPLEKAVELKIDDDLLVARITGRLVHPASGRSYHKLFNPPKKDMTDDVTGEPLVQRSDDNEGALKKRLVTYHKQTEPIVEYYQKTGIWSGVDASQKPAKVWSDILKCLGQN, encoded by the coding sequence ATgtcaattgaagatttaaaaaataCCGTTACCAAGTTACAAGAAAGAATccaagaattggaaaaaaaagctGGTATTATTCCTGATGTACCAAAATCAGTTCGTATGGTTTTGATCGGTCCTCCAGGTGCCGGGAAAGGTACCCAAGCCCCAAATTTGAAGGAAAAATTCTGTGCTTGTCATTTGGCCACTGGTGATATGTTAAGAGCTCAAGTTGCTGCCAAGACCGCTTTGGGAGTTGAAGCAAAGAAGATTATGGATCAAGGTGGTTTAGTATCTGATGAAATCATGATCAACATGATCAAATCagaattggaaaacaaCCAAGAATGTTCTAAAGGGTTTATTTTAGATGGGTTCCCAAGAACCATCCCTCAAGctgaaaaattggattcAATGTTGGAAGCCAGAAAGACTCCATTGGAAAAAGCagttgaattgaaaatcgatgatgatttattggTTGCTAGAATCACCGGTAGATTGGTTCACCCAGCTTCTGGTAGATCTTATCATAAGCTTTTCAACCCACCAAAGAAAGACATGACTGATGATGTCACTGGTGAACCATTGGTTCAAAGATCCGATGACAACGAAGGTGCTTTAAAGAAGAGATTAGTCACCTACCACAAACAAACTGAACCAATTGTCGAATACTACCAAAAGACTGGTATTTGGAGTGGCGTTGATGCTTCTCAAAAACCAGCTAAAGTTTGGTCTGATATTTTGAAGTGTTTAGGTCAAAACTAA
- a CDS encoding mRNA 3' end processing factor, putative (Similar to S. cerevisiae PCF11;~In S. cerevisiae: mRNA 3' end processing factor, essential component of cleavage and polyadenylation factor IA (CF IA), involved in pre-mRNA 3' end processing and in transcription termination; binds C-terminal domain of largest subunit of RNA pol II (Rpo21p)), with protein sequence MTDILEAYQQGLSELTFNSRPIIDNLTVIAKENPNVADGIIDLITQRIYKTIPDQKLFALYLLDSICKTIGSPYNILAGNGIFNLYSHVFQLVNETIRNKLVNLFETWKISKTRGTNDPLFPKTQLDKIESFLKKAGYPKPKTNSGAMSQQSLVNDINQLIPIFENKVRTNPNSKLQDRLKALNQLRLILSSQVMKANELQAIQNQLQNIKEQEISSSSSSASKGGTPIPTPGPTPATTPGLSSIPSVPKVNPAFMIFNDLVLSGLVKKDQEPIPGSKPVYSLVFPQNKYVPSAGGLGSNSTLEDLLLSSSSIQRSDYDKLKFTEMVKVSKSSFNNLQDFIKNNKPTTKLRDLLYESKPSKCSICGKRFASDKEGADKKRLHLDWHFRINKKLSNKGSNVQSRNWYLDDYEWVHFNENDLLEYSTDVKIPDIIQDTDDTVSTESQYVIVPSTETNMNNKCLICREQIKATYNDEIGEWCWYNCIRQPGEPRNSRKIVHVSCFNESRKKRARDHDLLPHNKREKF encoded by the coding sequence ATGACAGACATCTTGGAAGCATACCAGCAAGGTTTGTCTGAATTAACATTTAATTCACGaccaataattgataactTAACTGTGATAGCAAAAGAGAATCCTAATGTTGCCGATGGAATCATCGATTTAATAACCCAACGAATTTATAAAACTATTCCAgatcaaaaattattcGCATTGTATTTACTAGATTCTATATGCAAAACTATTGGCAGTCCTTATAATATATTAGCTGGAAATGggatttttaatttgtatTCTCATGTATTTCAATTAGTCAACGAGACAATTCGTAATAAGTTGGTGAATTTGTTCGAAACATGGAAGATATCCAAAACAAGAGGTACGAATGATCCTTTGTTCCCCAAGACACAATTAGATAAAATAGaatcatttttgaaaaaagcaGGATACCCAAAGCCCAAAACAAACTCAGGTGCAATGTCTCAACAATCCCTAGTGAATGACATTAACCAATTGATTCctatttttgaaaataaagtaCGGACTAATCCAAACTCAAAGTTACAAGATAGACTCAAGgcattaaatcaattaaggTTAATTCTTTCTAGTCAGGTAATGAAAGCTAATGAATTACAGGCTATCCAAAACCAATTACAAAACATAAAGGAGCAAGAAatatcatcgtcatcatccTCTGCATCGAAAGGTGGCACCCCTATTCCTACTCCAGGACCAACACCTGCCACTACACCGGGACTCTCATCAATTCCATCTGTGCCTAAAGTGAACCCAGCATTTATGATATTCAATGATTTAGTCCTTTCGGGATTGGTCAAAAAGGATCAAGAGCCGATTCCTGGCTCTAAACCAGTTTACTCGTTGGTGTTTCCACAGAATAAATATGTGCCATCAGCAGGTGGTCTCGGCTCTAATAGTACTTTAGAAGATTTATTGTTATCTAGTAGTTCAATACAAAGATCTGAttatgataaattgaagTTTACGGAAATGGTTAAGGTTAGTAAATCGTCTTTCAACAACTTGCaagattttattaaaaataataaaccaacaacaaaattgCGTGATTTGCTTTACGAATCCAAACCATCCAAGTGTTCAATTTGTGGTAAAAGATTTGCATCTGATAAGGAAGGAGCAGATAAAAAGAGATTACATTTAGATTGGCATTTTAGAATCAATAAGAAGCTCTCCAATAAAGGTAGCAACGTTCAATCTCGAAATTGGTATCTAGATGATTACGAATGGGTTcattttaatgaaaatgatcTATTAGAATACTCAACTGATGTAAAAATACCAGATATTATCCAGGACACGGATGACACTGTTTCAACTGAGAGTCAATACGTGATTGTCCCTTCAACAGAAACAaatatgaataataaatgttTAATCTGTCGCGAACAAATTAAGGCTACCTACAATGATGAAATCGGAGAATGGTGTTGGTATAACTGTATTCGACAACCTGGAGAGCCTAGAAACAGTAGGAAAATTGTTCATGTCTCTTGTTTTAATGAATCCAGGAAGAAGAGAGCACGAGATCATGATTTGCTCCCTCACAACAAACGAGAGAAGTTTTAA